In Caretta caretta isolate rCarCar2 chromosome 4, rCarCar1.hap1, whole genome shotgun sequence, one genomic interval encodes:
- the LOC125636115 gene encoding cytosolic beta-glucosidase isoform X1, translated as MASATTASFAPAPRGWHPEDISFPSGFAWGAATAAYQVEGGWNADGKGPNVWDTFTHQGGDRVFKNQTGDVACGSYTLWEEDLKCIKQLGLTHYRFSLSWSRLLPDGTTGFINQKGVDYYDKIIDDLLANSIVPMVTLYHFDLPQHLEDQGGWSSDAITEVFDSYAQFCFRAFGDRVKLWVTINEPYVVAKDGYEKGIVAPGIMEPGIGAYRTAHNMIKAHAKAWHSYDLLFREKQHGLVSIALNSDWAEPLDPTCLADQEATKRYMAFCLDWFAEPIFISGDYPAIMKSQISVMSTKQGYLSSRLPEFTEEEKMTIKGTADFFSLNYYTTRKVKRQKNTHSEPSVSGDREAEQIMDHSWPFAAGSSWLAVVPWGLRRLLKYIKDTYNNPIIYITENGFSQSDPAPLDDTQRWKYFRLTLQEILKGRIQKKEGTEMAVKSKNQGQTFILRSLMERMHGNFPIQLVFVSVIRNKPLTLACDVDGTLWTAFPMPTVLHNEKPEN; from the exons gaGGCTGGAATGCAGATGGAAAGGGCCCTAATGTTTGGGACACATTCACCCATCAGGGAGGAGATCGAGTTTTCAAGAACCAGACTGGTGATGTAGCTTGTGGCAGCTACACTCTGTGGGAGGAAGATTTGAAATGTATCAAACAGCTTGGATTGACTCATTATCGCTTTTCTCTTTCCTGGTCACGTCTGTTACCTGATGGGACGACAGGTTTCATCAACCAGAAAG GAGTTGATTACTATGACAAGATCATTGATGACCTGTTGGCAAATAGCATTGTGCCCATGGTGACATTATATCACTTTGATTTACCTCAACATTTAGAAGATCAAGGTGGCTGGAGCTCTGATGCAATCACTGAGGTCTTTGACAGCTATGCACAGTTTTGCTTCAGAGCATTTGGAGACCGAGTGAAACTGTGGGTCACTATTAATGAGCCTTATGTTGTTGCTAAAGATGGCTATGAAAAAGGCATTGTGGCTCCAGGAATAATGGAACCTGGTATTGGAGCGTATCGGACAGCTCATAACATGATAAAGGCTCATGCTAAAGCCTGGCACAGTTATGATTTGTTATTTAGAGAAAAGCAACATGGGCTTGTGTCTATAGCTCTAAACTCAGATTGGGCAGAACCTTTAGATCCAACTTGTCTTGCAGATCAAGAAGCTACTAAAAGGTATATGGCCTTTTGCTTAGACTGGTTTGCTGAACCCATATTTATTAGTGGTGACTATCCAGCCATCATGAAATCCCAGATCTCTGTAATGAGTACAAAGCAAGGCTACCTATCATCAAGGCTTCCAGAATTTACCGAGGAAGAAAAGATGACGATCAAGGGAACTGCTGACTTTTTTTCCCTAAATTATTATACTACTCGCAAAGTAAAGCGCCAAAAAAATACACACAGTGAACCAAGTGTTTCTGGGGACAGAGAAGCTGAACAAATAATGGACCATTCCTGGCCTTTTGCTGCTGGCAGCTCATGGCTGGCTGTAGTTCCCTGGGGTTTACGTAGGCTACTGAAATATATCAAG GATACATATAATAATCCTATAATTTACATCACTGAGAATGGGTTTTCCCAGAGTGACCCTGCTCCACTTGATGACACTCAGCGCTGGAAGTATTTCAGGCTGACATTACAAgaaattttaaaag GTCGCATCCAGaaaaaagaaggaactgagatggCTGTTAAAAGCAAGAATCAGGGTCAAACGTTCATCTTACGATCTTTAATGGAAAGAATGCATGGAAATTTCCCCATCCAGTTGGTATTTGTTTCAGTCATTAGAAATAAGCCTCTAACTCTGGCATGTGATGTAGATGGCACACTTTGGACTGCCTTCCCAATGCCAACAGTTCTGCATAATGAAAAACCTGAAAATTAA
- the LOC125636115 gene encoding cytosolic beta-glucosidase isoform X3, with the protein MASATTASFAPAPRGWHPEDISFPSGFAWGAATAAYQVEGGWNADGKGPNVWDTFTHQGGDRVFKNQTGDVACGSYTLWEEDLKCIKQLGLTHYRFSLSWSRLLPDGTTGFINQKGVDYYDKIIDDLLANSIVPMVTLYHFDLPQHLEDQGGWSSDAITEVFDSYAQFCFRAFGDRVKLWVTINEPYVVAKDGYEKGIVAPGIMEPGIGAYRTAHNMIKAHAKAWHSYDLLFREKQHGLVSIALNSDWAEPLDPTCLADQEATKRYMAFCLDWFAEPIFISGDYPAIMKSQISVMSTKQGYLSSRLPEFTEEEKMTIKGTADFFSLNYYTTRKVKRQKNTHSEPSVSGDREAEQIMDHSWPFAAGSSWLAVVPWGLRRLLKYIKDTYNNPIIYITENGFSQSDPAPLDDTQRWKYFRLTLQEILKGVI; encoded by the exons gaGGCTGGAATGCAGATGGAAAGGGCCCTAATGTTTGGGACACATTCACCCATCAGGGAGGAGATCGAGTTTTCAAGAACCAGACTGGTGATGTAGCTTGTGGCAGCTACACTCTGTGGGAGGAAGATTTGAAATGTATCAAACAGCTTGGATTGACTCATTATCGCTTTTCTCTTTCCTGGTCACGTCTGTTACCTGATGGGACGACAGGTTTCATCAACCAGAAAG GAGTTGATTACTATGACAAGATCATTGATGACCTGTTGGCAAATAGCATTGTGCCCATGGTGACATTATATCACTTTGATTTACCTCAACATTTAGAAGATCAAGGTGGCTGGAGCTCTGATGCAATCACTGAGGTCTTTGACAGCTATGCACAGTTTTGCTTCAGAGCATTTGGAGACCGAGTGAAACTGTGGGTCACTATTAATGAGCCTTATGTTGTTGCTAAAGATGGCTATGAAAAAGGCATTGTGGCTCCAGGAATAATGGAACCTGGTATTGGAGCGTATCGGACAGCTCATAACATGATAAAGGCTCATGCTAAAGCCTGGCACAGTTATGATTTGTTATTTAGAGAAAAGCAACATGGGCTTGTGTCTATAGCTCTAAACTCAGATTGGGCAGAACCTTTAGATCCAACTTGTCTTGCAGATCAAGAAGCTACTAAAAGGTATATGGCCTTTTGCTTAGACTGGTTTGCTGAACCCATATTTATTAGTGGTGACTATCCAGCCATCATGAAATCCCAGATCTCTGTAATGAGTACAAAGCAAGGCTACCTATCATCAAGGCTTCCAGAATTTACCGAGGAAGAAAAGATGACGATCAAGGGAACTGCTGACTTTTTTTCCCTAAATTATTATACTACTCGCAAAGTAAAGCGCCAAAAAAATACACACAGTGAACCAAGTGTTTCTGGGGACAGAGAAGCTGAACAAATAATGGACCATTCCTGGCCTTTTGCTGCTGGCAGCTCATGGCTGGCTGTAGTTCCCTGGGGTTTACGTAGGCTACTGAAATATATCAAG GATACATATAATAATCCTATAATTTACATCACTGAGAATGGGTTTTCCCAGAGTGACCCTGCTCCACTTGATGACACTCAGCGCTGGAAGTATTTCAGGCTGACATTACAAgaaattttaaaag gtgtaatctga
- the LOC125636115 gene encoding cytosolic beta-glucosidase isoform X4, which produces MASATTASFAPAPRGWHPEDISFPSGFAWGAATAAYQVEGVDYYDKIIDDLLANSIVPMVTLYHFDLPQHLEDQGGWSSDAITEVFDSYAQFCFRAFGDRVKLWVTINEPYVVAKDGYEKGIVAPGIMEPGIGAYRTAHNMIKAHAKAWHSYDLLFREKQHGLVSIALNSDWAEPLDPTCLADQEATKRYMAFCLDWFAEPIFISGDYPAIMKSQISVMSTKQGYLSSRLPEFTEEEKMTIKGTADFFSLNYYTTRKVKRQKNTHSEPSVSGDREAEQIMDHSWPFAAGSSWLAVVPWGLRRLLKYIKDTYNNPIIYITENGFSQSDPAPLDDTQRWKYFRLTLQEILKGRIQKKEGTEMAVKSKNQGQTFILRSLMERMHGNFPIQLVFVSVIRNKPLTLACDVDGTLWTAFPMPTVLHNEKPEN; this is translated from the exons GAGTTGATTACTATGACAAGATCATTGATGACCTGTTGGCAAATAGCATTGTGCCCATGGTGACATTATATCACTTTGATTTACCTCAACATTTAGAAGATCAAGGTGGCTGGAGCTCTGATGCAATCACTGAGGTCTTTGACAGCTATGCACAGTTTTGCTTCAGAGCATTTGGAGACCGAGTGAAACTGTGGGTCACTATTAATGAGCCTTATGTTGTTGCTAAAGATGGCTATGAAAAAGGCATTGTGGCTCCAGGAATAATGGAACCTGGTATTGGAGCGTATCGGACAGCTCATAACATGATAAAGGCTCATGCTAAAGCCTGGCACAGTTATGATTTGTTATTTAGAGAAAAGCAACATGGGCTTGTGTCTATAGCTCTAAACTCAGATTGGGCAGAACCTTTAGATCCAACTTGTCTTGCAGATCAAGAAGCTACTAAAAGGTATATGGCCTTTTGCTTAGACTGGTTTGCTGAACCCATATTTATTAGTGGTGACTATCCAGCCATCATGAAATCCCAGATCTCTGTAATGAGTACAAAGCAAGGCTACCTATCATCAAGGCTTCCAGAATTTACCGAGGAAGAAAAGATGACGATCAAGGGAACTGCTGACTTTTTTTCCCTAAATTATTATACTACTCGCAAAGTAAAGCGCCAAAAAAATACACACAGTGAACCAAGTGTTTCTGGGGACAGAGAAGCTGAACAAATAATGGACCATTCCTGGCCTTTTGCTGCTGGCAGCTCATGGCTGGCTGTAGTTCCCTGGGGTTTACGTAGGCTACTGAAATATATCAAG GATACATATAATAATCCTATAATTTACATCACTGAGAATGGGTTTTCCCAGAGTGACCCTGCTCCACTTGATGACACTCAGCGCTGGAAGTATTTCAGGCTGACATTACAAgaaattttaaaag GTCGCATCCAGaaaaaagaaggaactgagatggCTGTTAAAAGCAAGAATCAGGGTCAAACGTTCATCTTACGATCTTTAATGGAAAGAATGCATGGAAATTTCCCCATCCAGTTGGTATTTGTTTCAGTCATTAGAAATAAGCCTCTAACTCTGGCATGTGATGTAGATGGCACACTTTGGACTGCCTTCCCAATGCCAACAGTTCTGCATAATGAAAAACCTGAAAATTAA